A single window of bacterium DNA harbors:
- a CDS encoding FkbM family methyltransferase has protein sequence MPRFQRKIIDGITYALDLSEGIDLSLYLTGGFQKHLLQRAGVSGTVRTVFDVGANSGVMSLQFVQRYPEATVYAFEPSEYANRRFDENLALNPELAERIVRVKSFVADRKVVPDSYTSYSSWRVDTLRRNGHPRHPVHYGVSHESVDRYTTLDDFCSEHAIQSVDLIKIDTDGYEYEVLQGAARILRENHPTVLFELALYMLEERHITYPALVQPLLDNGYWLSDLQSWKHVSIATVRELVPRFGSIDVLAVPCDR, from the coding sequence GTGCCGCGGTTTCAGAGGAAGATAATCGACGGCATCACCTATGCGCTGGATCTGTCCGAAGGTATTGACCTGTCGCTGTATCTGACCGGGGGATTCCAGAAGCATCTTCTGCAGCGGGCGGGAGTATCAGGCACTGTACGCACCGTGTTCGACGTCGGTGCCAACAGCGGCGTCATGAGTCTTCAGTTCGTACAGCGCTATCCGGAAGCGACCGTGTATGCATTCGAGCCATCGGAGTACGCCAACCGGCGCTTCGACGAGAATCTCGCATTGAACCCGGAACTCGCCGAACGCATTGTGCGCGTGAAGAGCTTCGTTGCCGACAGGAAGGTCGTCCCTGATTCATATACCAGCTACTCCAGTTGGCGCGTGGATACGCTCCGGCGCAACGGCCATCCGCGTCATCCCGTCCATTACGGCGTCTCCCACGAAAGCGTCGACCGCTACACCACCCTCGACGATTTCTGCTCCGAGCACGCAATTCAGAGTGTTGATCTGATCAAGATTGACACCGATGGCTACGAGTACGAAGTGCTGCAGGGAGCCGCACGCATCCTCCGTGAGAACCATCCCACGGTCTTATTCGAACTCGCCCTGTACATGCTCGAAGAGCGGCACATCACCTATCCCGCGCTCGTCCAGCCCCTGCTCGACAACGGCTACTGGCTCAGCGACCTCCAGAGCTGGAAGCACGTCAGCATCGCCACCGTGCGCGAGCTGGTCCCACGCTTCGGTTCGATTGATGTGCTGGCCGTGCCGTGCGACCGTTAA
- the pyrF gene encoding orotidine-5'-phosphate decarboxylase: MQFYEKLDAVSTRNTSLVCVGLDTDPAKIPQHLQEQPDGVIAFNHAIIEATSDLVQSYKLNLAFYEALGKEGYDIVRKTLEAIPDHVVTIGDAKRGDIGNTSLMYARAMFEDFGFDATTVAPYMGYDSVEPFLRYGDKGVFVLALTSNKGSRDFQYLEVDGKPLYTHVVRTVAEWNEHRNIGFVVGATHPSELADIRSMVGDVPLLIPGLGAQGGDVEQSVRAGCTVEGLRGVFNSSRGIIYAGDGEDFADHARDAAMKLREQINQYRGQ, translated from the coding sequence ATGCAATTTTATGAAAAACTGGACGCCGTTTCCACCCGAAATACCAGCCTTGTGTGCGTGGGACTCGATACCGATCCCGCCAAGATTCCGCAGCATTTGCAGGAGCAGCCCGATGGCGTGATCGCTTTCAACCACGCAATTATCGAAGCAACGTCCGATCTCGTCCAAAGTTACAAATTGAACCTCGCGTTTTACGAGGCGCTGGGGAAAGAGGGATATGACATCGTGCGTAAGACGCTCGAAGCCATTCCCGATCATGTGGTCACCATCGGCGACGCGAAGCGAGGCGATATCGGGAATACATCGCTCATGTATGCACGGGCCATGTTCGAGGATTTCGGTTTCGACGCCACCACCGTCGCGCCGTATATGGGATACGACTCGGTCGAACCCTTCCTGCGTTACGGCGACAAAGGGGTGTTCGTGCTCGCGCTGACGTCCAATAAAGGTTCACGCGATTTCCAGTACCTGGAAGTGGACGGCAAGCCGCTGTATACGCATGTGGTCCGCACCGTGGCCGAGTGGAATGAGCATCGTAACATCGGCTTCGTGGTCGGTGCGACGCATCCCTCCGAACTGGCGGACATCCGTTCGATGGTCGGCGATGTGCCGCTGCTGATTCCCGGACTCGGTGCGCAGGGCGGAGATGTCGAGCAGAGCGTACGCGCGGGGTGTACAGTCGAGGGACTCCGTGGCGTATTCAATTCCAGCCGCGGCATCATCTATGCCGGCGACGGTGAGGACTTCGCAGACCACGCACGCGACGCGGCGATGAAGTTGCGTGAGCAGATCAATCAGTATCGCGGACAGTAA
- a CDS encoding HigA family addiction module antidote protein has protein sequence MLDPFSENDVSTPIHPGEILIEEFMKPLGLSQNLLARQIGVSPRRINEIVNGKRSITADTAYRLSRRFGTSEKFWMNLQAGFELDSIDPEHREAISGEVISVSKEEVKKLNLG, from the coding sequence ATGCTTGATCCATTTTCCGAAAATGACGTCTCCACCCCCATCCATCCAGGAGAAATCCTAATCGAAGAATTCATGAAGCCGCTGGGACTTTCACAGAATCTCCTCGCCAGGCAGATCGGTGTTTCACCGAGGCGGATCAATGAAATCGTGAACGGTAAGAGAAGCATCACCGCGGACACGGCCTATCGCCTGTCGCGTCGATTCGGCACTTCAGAGAAATTCTGGATGAACCTCCAGGCGGGATTTGAACTCGACAGCATCGACCCGGAACACCGTGAAGCAATTTCCGGGGAGGTCATCAGCGTTTCAAAGGAAGAAGTGAAAAAGCTGAATCTGGGGTGA
- the larC gene encoding nickel pincer cofactor biosynthesis protein LarC → MTTAFFDIISGISGDMTLGAFVSAGVSFDALKAELAKLPLKGYTISQRTLMRSMVATVKIDVEMDAGEHEHHHRGLHAIEEIITTSGLSSRVQERAMDMFRNLAHAEARVHDTTPDKVHFHEVGAVDSIVDIVGVAICMELSGVERVYTSPVRTGSGGFVNTQHGRMPIPTPATVELLKGYPTELTDIPYELTTPTGATIVATLSDGMLPPEAGFIPRSIGYGSGGKDIPGTPNMLRLMIGEVDDQPRDETLLQFDTNIDDMNPELFPFVLERLLAAGVNDAWLTPIQMKKGRPAMQLSVLAVPGLRDDVLQLLYAETSTAGVRVQEIRRHRLPREQRRCMTRFGEVVVKAVGEGEDILLIPEHEECRRVAQEHNLPLIQVYREIEQDLAQL, encoded by the coding sequence ATGACGACAGCCTTTTTCGATATTATCTCGGGTATCAGCGGCGACATGACGCTGGGTGCGTTCGTGAGCGCTGGCGTGTCGTTCGACGCATTGAAAGCCGAGCTGGCGAAACTCCCGCTCAAGGGCTATACGATTTCACAGCGCACGCTGATGCGCAGTATGGTGGCGACGGTGAAAATCGATGTGGAGATGGATGCGGGTGAGCACGAGCACCATCATCGCGGACTCCATGCCATCGAGGAAATTATCACCACGAGCGGACTTTCCTCCCGCGTGCAGGAACGGGCGATGGACATGTTCCGTAACCTGGCGCATGCCGAGGCGCGGGTGCATGATACGACGCCGGATAAAGTGCATTTTCACGAAGTGGGCGCGGTGGATTCCATTGTCGATATCGTGGGCGTCGCCATCTGCATGGAACTTTCCGGGGTGGAGCGGGTGTATACGTCCCCGGTGCGCACCGGTTCGGGCGGCTTCGTCAACACGCAGCACGGACGCATGCCCATTCCCACTCCCGCAACAGTGGAATTGCTGAAAGGATATCCCACGGAACTGACCGACATCCCCTACGAACTGACCACTCCCACTGGCGCAACCATCGTGGCCACACTGTCTGACGGCATGCTGCCCCCGGAAGCCGGTTTCATTCCGCGTTCGATTGGCTATGGCAGTGGAGGAAAAGACATTCCAGGGACGCCGAATATGCTGCGTCTGATGATCGGGGAAGTGGACGATCAGCCGCGGGACGAAACGCTGCTGCAATTCGACACGAATATCGACGACATGAATCCGGAGCTGTTTCCTTTCGTGCTCGAGCGTTTGCTCGCGGCAGGAGTAAACGACGCCTGGCTGACCCCGATACAGATGAAGAAAGGTCGTCCCGCCATGCAGCTCAGCGTCCTTGCCGTCCCTGGTCTGCGAGATGACGTTCTTCAACTGCTCTATGCCGAAACCAGTACCGCGGGCGTGCGCGTGCAGGAAATTCGCCGCCACCGTCTTCCGCGTGAACAGCGTCGCTGCATGACGCGCTTTGGCGAAGTCGTGGTCAAGGCTGTGGGTGAAGGAGAGGACATCCTGCTCATCCCCGAGCATGAAGAATGCCGCCGCGTTGCGCAAGAACACAATCTTCCGTTAATTCAGGTATATCGTGAAATCGAACAGGATCTTGCCCAGCTGTAA
- a CDS encoding T9SS type A sorting domain-containing protein, translated as MFTSTTQTANTQYCPEPIRGLMLLLMAVVFTGMHAQAQIVWTQCAMPHAATPPILLSAEDSLRCFAFFEQSGFRTADGGETWSKTLDISGHMKCFDMSADGNAVLFGSDAVYSSSDFGVTWTTEPRLPDSLLPSPYESLSQVEILSPSVQMLCFDSTFYRMVDGSILPDPVLTVERDVETFTFSDSLVGWVAAGDKVMHTTDGGVTWSQQYVEDCTGLLAASRAGVAIVERGLTPNPDPVLTFDFGATWEDIQWPQEAEQIVWPRVPEYDPFSHRDVGMIPGWQEDRIWLQYRLGSYNTGLLYELKEGSARYLGIVPQADTLVSVMDGSFWATAQGISRGKDLRVQLPIVVAENVSSRDALCGLVTLKEGAGPAWTEAEIERSSSDSTWKRMGTLTAPLRVLRDTTVEEGQSYRYRARITTESDVALVYSDIVHVGGETVVDLLEYLLPAPGTKLTYTQEQLRWPGPVVVGSLTETYTYVGTSDTLGFGRVHVFRGESFTHPDTVLYESTVGILELLSDPPSVQFLREPDYGYGLVWPTFARYPDSTGEAYYSTIYELDDFGVWHFERYIPLSSYAPEDDEIDFSVQEYFPAYNDRTINVQARHGLGITMMSAYTHIMPSQVEYRISLDNITGAGDIPTPGTLQLHTNWPNPFTSTTSIAWSLDRAGTVRIALHDALGREVRVLTDGFNDAGRHMYQLSATGLSPGLYFIRATTHGRTQVRKMVIQ; from the coding sequence ATGTTTACATCCACAACTCAGACCGCGAACACGCAATACTGTCCTGAACCGATTCGCGGACTCATGCTCCTTCTCATGGCCGTTGTGTTCACCGGCATGCACGCGCAGGCACAGATTGTATGGACCCAATGCGCAATGCCGCACGCAGCAACGCCGCCGATTCTGCTGAGTGCGGAAGACAGTCTGCGCTGTTTCGCTTTCTTCGAGCAAAGCGGTTTCAGGACGGCCGATGGAGGAGAGACATGGTCGAAGACACTTGATATCTCCGGACACATGAAATGTTTTGATATGAGTGCTGACGGCAACGCAGTGCTCTTCGGTTCTGATGCTGTGTACAGCAGTTCGGATTTCGGGGTGACGTGGACAACAGAACCAAGACTGCCCGACAGTTTGCTTCCTTCACCGTACGAGAGCCTGTCCCAGGTTGAAATTCTTTCTCCTTCGGTGCAGATGCTTTGCTTCGACAGCACGTTTTACCGCATGGTCGATGGAAGCATCCTGCCGGATCCCGTTCTCACTGTCGAGCGAGACGTGGAGACGTTCACATTCAGCGATTCGCTTGTCGGGTGGGTAGCCGCTGGGGACAAGGTCATGCATACCACCGACGGGGGAGTGACCTGGTCGCAGCAGTACGTGGAAGATTGCACGGGACTCCTTGCTGCCTCCCGTGCCGGAGTGGCGATTGTGGAACGCGGACTGACTCCAAATCCGGACCCGGTTCTCACCTTCGATTTCGGCGCGACGTGGGAGGACATTCAGTGGCCGCAGGAGGCGGAACAGATCGTCTGGCCACGGGTGCCGGAGTATGATCCATTCTCTCACCGAGATGTCGGCATGATTCCTGGATGGCAGGAGGACCGCATCTGGCTGCAGTATCGACTCGGCAGCTATAACACGGGCTTGCTCTACGAGCTGAAGGAGGGATCGGCGCGCTACCTCGGAATCGTTCCGCAGGCGGACACGCTCGTCTCGGTGATGGATGGCTCATTCTGGGCTACAGCACAGGGGATTTCCCGCGGAAAAGATTTGCGTGTACAGCTGCCAATCGTCGTCGCAGAGAACGTGAGCTCACGCGATGCTCTCTGCGGTCTCGTCACGCTGAAGGAAGGGGCAGGTCCCGCATGGACAGAGGCCGAGATTGAGCGCAGCAGTTCAGATTCCACATGGAAGCGCATGGGTACACTCACCGCGCCGTTGCGTGTATTGAGAGATACGACAGTAGAGGAGGGACAGTCCTACCGCTACCGGGCGCGCATCACAACGGAAAGCGATGTGGCGCTGGTGTACAGTGACATCGTGCATGTCGGAGGAGAAACGGTTGTGGACCTGCTGGAATACCTGCTTCCGGCGCCAGGCACGAAGCTTACCTATACGCAGGAGCAACTGCGGTGGCCGGGACCGGTTGTCGTAGGAAGCCTGACCGAGACCTACACATACGTGGGCACATCCGATACGCTGGGATTCGGACGCGTGCACGTGTTTCGGGGAGAATCCTTCACACATCCGGATACGGTTCTCTACGAGAGCACTGTCGGTATACTTGAACTCCTGAGTGACCCACCATCGGTGCAGTTTCTGAGGGAGCCGGATTATGGATACGGCCTCGTCTGGCCGACGTTTGCGCGATATCCGGATTCCACCGGTGAAGCGTACTATTCAACGATATACGAGTTGGATGATTTCGGGGTGTGGCATTTCGAACGCTACATTCCGCTGTCGTCGTATGCACCTGAAGACGATGAGATTGACTTTTCCGTTCAGGAGTATTTCCCAGCATACAACGACAGAACCATCAACGTTCAGGCTCGACATGGACTCGGAATCACCATGATGTCAGCTTACACGCACATCATGCCTTCACAAGTCGAGTACCGAATCTCCCTGGACAACATTACCGGGGCCGGGGACATTCCAACTCCCGGTACTCTACAGCTCCACACGAACTGGCCGAATCCCTTCACTTCAACAACGAGCATCGCCTGGTCCCTCGATCGAGCCGGCACAGTGCGCATTGCGCTCCACGACGCACTCGGGAGGGAAGTACGTGTCCTTACTGACGGATTCAACGACGCCGGTCGACACATGTACCAGCTTAGCGCTACGGGACTCTCCCCGGGCCTCTACTTCATCCGCGCCACGACACATGGCAGAACACAGGTCCGGAAGATGGTGATTCAATGA
- a CDS encoding DUF971 domain-containing protein: MAQLTPSRIRLAEDRKTLDITWSDGKTCHFPLVFLRKRCPCATCQADQKEKGAFYIPLFTADALTLTDVKQQGHYAIQLTWADGHHTGIYDYTYLQDLCAELASQAKDGDSA; the protein is encoded by the coding sequence ATGGCACAGCTCACTCCCTCACGTATCCGTCTGGCTGAGGACCGCAAAACGCTGGATATCACCTGGTCTGACGGAAAAACCTGTCATTTCCCGCTCGTTTTCCTGCGTAAACGTTGTCCCTGCGCCACCTGCCAGGCAGATCAGAAGGAAAAAGGCGCATTCTACATCCCGCTATTCACCGCTGATGCGCTGACCCTCACGGATGTCAAGCAACAGGGACATTACGCAATTCAGCTCACCTGGGCTGATGGACACCATACGGGCATCTACGATTACACCTACCTGCAGGATCTCTGCGCTGAACTCGCTTCGCAGGCAAAGGACGGCGACTCGGCGTGA
- a CDS encoding sigma-54 dependent transcriptional regulator — translation MEKPLILIVDDEEDFCQTVSDILEHSGYRTVVKQNPVEALELLQVQQVDLVLLDILMPQMDGRQVLTEIVQAHPEIPVIMITGQAYNVPVAIETAKKGSFSFLAKPIDLVQLKESVKMALDSKRPKVISNTIEEVMKEVGIVSASKSIEQIMGMAEKVAKTTVSVLITGESGVGKEVLATSIHKLSNRREKPFVSVDCGTLTETLLESELFGHVKGAFTGAHTDKKGLFEIADGGTIFLDEIGNTTVTFQQKLLLVLNNGKVRRVGDTQEKDVDARVISATNKNIPELIERGEFRDDLYFRLNKFAIHIPPLRERSEDIPPLIRHLLSKACKEHNLQNHFFSPAALDLMTKQDWRGNVRELDSVVTKLAIFAESEEIDVHTVAHALKAEIQGQRSYQIDNRPLMEQVEDFEKKLIIEALRANGGNQTRAAEQLGVERTNFVKKMRKHALHKEDFA, via the coding sequence ATGGAAAAACCCCTCATACTCATCGTCGACGACGAAGAAGACTTTTGCCAGACCGTATCCGACATCCTCGAGCATTCCGGTTATCGCACTGTCGTCAAGCAGAATCCCGTTGAAGCCCTCGAGCTTTTGCAGGTGCAGCAGGTAGACCTCGTGCTGCTCGACATCCTGATGCCGCAGATGGACGGCAGGCAGGTGCTGACCGAAATCGTGCAGGCACATCCCGAGATTCCCGTCATCATGATTACGGGACAGGCATACAACGTTCCTGTCGCCATTGAAACGGCGAAAAAGGGAAGTTTCTCCTTCCTTGCCAAGCCCATTGACCTCGTGCAGCTGAAGGAATCCGTCAAAATGGCGCTCGACAGCAAGCGTCCCAAGGTCATTTCCAACACCATCGAAGAAGTGATGAAGGAAGTGGGCATTGTGAGCGCCAGTAAGTCCATCGAACAGATCATGGGCATGGCCGAGAAAGTCGCCAAAACCACCGTCTCGGTGCTCATCACTGGCGAAAGCGGTGTGGGGAAGGAAGTGCTCGCTACGTCCATCCACAAGCTCAGCAATCGCCGCGAGAAGCCTTTTGTCAGTGTCGACTGTGGGACGCTCACCGAAACGCTGCTCGAATCAGAGCTCTTCGGTCACGTCAAGGGTGCCTTCACCGGCGCGCACACGGACAAGAAGGGACTGTTTGAAATCGCCGATGGCGGGACGATTTTCCTCGATGAAATCGGCAACACCACCGTCACCTTCCAGCAGAAGCTGCTGCTCGTGCTCAACAACGGCAAAGTGCGCCGCGTGGGCGATACGCAGGAGAAGGATGTTGATGCGCGCGTGATCAGCGCAACAAACAAGAACATCCCCGAGCTGATTGAACGCGGGGAATTCCGGGACGACCTGTATTTCCGTCTCAACAAGTTCGCCATCCACATTCCGCCCCTGCGGGAGCGTTCCGAAGACATTCCGCCGCTCATCAGGCATCTGCTGTCCAAAGCCTGCAAGGAGCACAACCTGCAGAATCATTTCTTCTCGCCGGCGGCACTGGATCTGATGACGAAACAGGACTGGCGGGGTAACGTGCGTGAACTCGATTCTGTCGTCACCAAGCTCGCCATCTTCGCTGAATCCGAGGAAATCGACGTCCACACCGTGGCGCACGCCCTCAAAGCCGAAATCCAGGGACAGCGCTCGTATCAGATCGACAATCGTCCCCTCATGGAACAGGTCGAAGACTTCGAGAAAAAGCTCATCATCGAAGCCCTGCGCGCCAACGGCGGCAATCAGACACGCGCCGCAGAACAGCTCGGCGTCGAACGCACGAACTTCGTCAAAAAAATGCGCAAGCACGCCCTGCACAAGGAAGACTTCGCATAA
- a CDS encoding type II toxin-antitoxin system RelE/ParE family toxin → MIASFACEETRDIWQGSTSKKLPQHIQRAAKRKLKLLHAAVTIDDLRTPPSNHLEKLRGDRAGQYSIRINSQWRLCFSWNDGIASFVEIIDYH, encoded by the coding sequence ATGATCGCTTCATTTGCTTGCGAGGAAACACGCGATATTTGGCAAGGCTCTACCTCAAAGAAGTTGCCACAACACATTCAACGTGCTGCAAAAAGAAAGTTGAAATTGCTCCACGCAGCAGTCACCATAGACGATTTGCGCACTCCCCCGTCAAACCATCTTGAAAAGTTACGTGGAGACCGTGCTGGACAATACAGCATACGAATCAATAGTCAGTGGCGATTGTGCTTCAGCTGGAATGATGGCATAGCAAGTTTCGTAGAGATCATAGACTACCATTAA
- the mfd gene encoding transcription-repair coupling factor: MQDFLPDTAFLDALRRDTLFGTLVKALPTEQNCLQLHGVHGSLKGILLAELFTRAERQIVVVAPDAAAAQELWNDCTLLLDEQRVLYIGERYSRMQKKIRNISSTFAENADALRSLTEQPVRLVLTDIHTVAQEFPSVKDIREQSVHLARGDTIPQLELIKRVAFGGFEQTEFVSATGEYALRGGIVDVFPVGFDNPIRIEFFGDEIDSIREFDALNQRSITPLEETAFVASLFLDDEAEVAHSGMPDFFSKDALLVMDGVEAIDAKAADTAAADLPAQLRERFATLLFGVMDAHCSESRDLGSESQPSLNGSIRQLQELLVRLQEEGYSTWLVADSPQQSSRLEDLLHSAEEQEDDAPALPPLQYQIRYCPLTEGFLLPSLRVAVLTEHQVFNRHHIRKRASHGTKGLSLREMKQLRIGDYVVHTDKGIGRFQGFETITVNGGLQETARLTYMDDDALFVNLNYIHKLSKYSSEEGHTPQLSKLGSGAWERARAKTKKRLKDIARDLIQLYAKRKLSEGYAFSPDGQWQKEMEASFIYEDTPDQAKATVDVKNDMEEAVPMDRLVCGDVGYGKTEVAVRAAFKAVVDGKQVAVLVPTTILAQQHYHTFRDRLGRYSVIVESLSRFKSRKQQTEIVEKLSRGNVDILIGTHRLLSKDVHFKNLGLLIVDEEHRFGVAAKEKLRELRANVDTMTMTATPIPRTLNFSLLGARDLSVIETPPRNRLPIITHILPFEQETIVEGVERELQRGGQVFFVNDRVQDLEILADTLRSYLPGVRIATAHGQMKSSELERVMMRFMEKKVDILVATKIIESGLDIPNANTIFINKANHFGLAELYQLRGRVGRSNTQAYAYLLIPPQAKFTRDALKRLQAIEEFSELGTGFQLAMRDLEIRGAGNLLGAEQHGFITEIGFDLYMLTLEEAVAELKAEEFEGLFADEEQEVRPRADVVMELGMDAYLPNSYVSNSTERFDLYKRLYNCVTDEEITEIEQELTDRFGSLPEEGKALIFSVQVRLIAARIRLARVTLEQGQLNIALPPPEDEIFYERHFQHLMAWVLSHKDRVKLEQDSRQVRMIVQNIGGPEAVRDLLIEIETMLAEATAAVEEENAHAE, from the coding sequence ATGCAGGATTTCCTCCCCGACACCGCTTTCCTCGACGCGCTGCGGCGTGACACACTATTCGGGACGCTCGTGAAGGCGTTGCCGACGGAGCAGAACTGTCTTCAGCTCCATGGCGTGCACGGTTCGCTTAAGGGCATCCTGCTTGCAGAATTGTTTACACGCGCCGAACGACAGATCGTTGTCGTCGCCCCCGATGCTGCCGCGGCGCAGGAGCTGTGGAATGACTGCACCCTGCTTCTCGATGAGCAGCGCGTGCTGTACATCGGGGAGCGCTATTCGCGCATGCAGAAGAAGATCCGCAACATTTCCAGCACCTTTGCGGAGAATGCCGATGCTCTGCGCTCGCTCACCGAGCAGCCGGTGCGTCTCGTGCTGACAGACATCCACACCGTGGCGCAGGAATTCCCCTCGGTGAAGGATATCCGTGAGCAGTCCGTGCACCTCGCACGCGGCGACACCATCCCCCAACTCGAACTGATCAAACGCGTGGCATTCGGGGGATTCGAGCAGACCGAATTTGTCTCCGCCACGGGTGAATACGCACTTCGCGGAGGCATCGTCGACGTCTTCCCCGTCGGTTTCGACAATCCCATCCGTATTGAATTTTTTGGCGACGAAATCGATTCCATTCGCGAGTTCGACGCCCTGAATCAGCGCAGTATTACTCCCCTCGAGGAAACGGCGTTCGTGGCATCGCTTTTCCTCGATGACGAGGCCGAAGTCGCCCACAGCGGCATGCCGGATTTCTTCTCGAAGGATGCACTGCTGGTGATGGACGGTGTGGAAGCCATCGACGCGAAAGCGGCGGATACCGCGGCGGCGGATCTTCCGGCACAGTTGCGCGAACGTTTTGCCACACTGCTTTTCGGTGTCATGGATGCCCATTGCAGTGAAAGCCGCGATCTCGGGTCGGAATCCCAGCCCTCCCTCAACGGCTCGATTCGTCAGCTGCAGGAACTTCTCGTCCGCCTGCAGGAAGAAGGATACAGCACCTGGCTGGTGGCGGATTCTCCCCAGCAGTCCTCCCGACTTGAGGACCTCCTACACAGCGCCGAGGAACAGGAAGATGACGCGCCCGCCCTTCCGCCGCTGCAATACCAGATCCGCTACTGTCCCCTCACCGAGGGCTTTCTCCTCCCTTCCCTCCGCGTCGCAGTGCTCACCGAACACCAGGTGTTCAACCGGCATCACATTCGCAAGCGGGCGTCGCATGGGACGAAAGGACTCTCCCTTCGCGAGATGAAGCAGCTGCGCATCGGCGACTACGTCGTGCATACGGACAAGGGGATCGGACGCTTCCAGGGCTTCGAGACCATCACGGTGAATGGCGGACTGCAGGAAACCGCGCGCCTGACGTATATGGACGACGATGCGCTTTTCGTCAACCTGAACTACATCCACAAGCTGTCGAAATACAGCTCGGAAGAGGGACACACGCCGCAGCTGTCAAAACTCGGCTCCGGTGCCTGGGAGCGCGCACGGGCGAAAACCAAGAAGCGACTCAAGGATATCGCGCGCGACCTGATTCAGCTCTACGCGAAGCGCAAGCTCAGTGAAGGATACGCGTTCTCGCCTGACGGACAGTGGCAGAAGGAAATGGAAGCGTCCTTTATTTACGAGGACACCCCCGACCAGGCCAAGGCGACGGTGGATGTGAAGAATGATATGGAAGAAGCCGTGCCGATGGACCGCCTGGTCTGCGGCGACGTGGGCTATGGCAAAACCGAAGTGGCCGTGCGCGCGGCGTTCAAGGCCGTGGTGGATGGAAAGCAGGTCGCTGTGCTCGTTCCAACCACTATCCTCGCACAGCAGCACTACCACACCTTCCGCGATCGCCTGGGACGCTACTCGGTCATCGTCGAATCCCTTTCCCGCTTCAAGTCCCGCAAGCAGCAGACGGAAATCGTGGAAAAGCTTTCGCGCGGAAATGTGGACATTCTCATCGGTACGCATCGTCTGCTGAGCAAGGATGTGCATTTCAAGAATCTCGGTCTGCTCATCGTCGATGAGGAACACCGTTTCGGTGTCGCGGCAAAGGAAAAGCTGCGGGAGCTGCGTGCGAATGTGGACACGATGACGATGACGGCGACGCCCATTCCCCGCACCTTGAATTTCTCACTGCTCGGTGCACGCGATCTCTCGGTGATCGAGACGCCACCACGCAACCGCCTCCCCATCATCACGCACATCCTCCCCTTCGAACAGGAAACCATTGTGGAAGGAGTGGAGCGCGAGTTGCAGCGCGGTGGACAGGTATTTTTCGTCAACGACCGTGTGCAGGATCTGGAAATCCTCGCCGACACGTTGCGCAGCTATCTCCCCGGCGTGCGCATCGCGACGGCGCATGGACAGATGAAATCGTCCGAGCTCGAGCGCGTGATGATGCGTTTCATGGAGAAGAAAGTCGACATCCTCGTCGCCACGAAAATCATTGAGAGCGGACTCGACATCCCGAACGCCAATACGATTTTCATCAACAAGGCCAATCATTTCGGACTGGCCGAGCTGTATCAGCTGCGGGGACGTGTGGGACGCTCGAACACGCAGGCCTATGCCTACCTGCTCATTCCCCCTCAGGCGAAGTTCACGCGCGATGCGCTCAAGCGCCTGCAGGCGATCGAAGAATTTTCCGAACTGGGCACCGGCTTCCAGCTCGCCATGCGCGATCTGGAAATCCGCGGCGCCGGCAATCTTCTGGGCGCCGAGCAGCACGGCTTCATCACAGAAATCGGTTTCGACCTGTACATGCTCACGCTGGAAGAAGCCGTGGCCGAACTGAAGGCGGAAGAGTTTGAAGGATTGTTTGCCGACGAAGAGCAGGAAGTGCGTCCCAGGGCCGACGTGGTCATGGAACTCGGGATGGACGCCTACCTCCCGAACAGCTACGTCAGCAATTCCACCGAGCGCTTCGACCTTTACAAGAGGCTGTACAACTGCGTGACGGACGAAGAAATCACGGAGATAGAACAGGAACTCACCGATCGCTTCGGCTCGCTGCCTGAGGAAGGCAAGGCGCTGATATTCAGCGTGCAGGTGCGATTGATTGCCGCACGCATCAGACTCGCCCGCGTGACGCTGGAGCAGGGACAGCTGAACATCGCCCTGCCGCCGCCGGAGGATGAAATCTTCTACGAGCGGCATTTCCAGCACCTCATGGCGTGGGTGCTGTCGCACAAGGACCGTGTGAAGCTCGAGCAGGACAGCCGTCAGGTGCGCATGATCGTGCAGAACATCGGGGGTCCCGAAGCCGTACGCGACCTGCTCATTGAAATCGAAACAATGCTCGCGGAAGCTACCGCAGCAGTGGAGGAGGAAAACGCGCATGCGGAATGA